The Ischnura elegans chromosome 1, ioIscEleg1.1, whole genome shotgun sequence genome contains a region encoding:
- the LOC124157281 gene encoding peptidyl-prolyl cis-trans isomerase NIMA-interacting 1-like, which produces MADEDLPSGWEKRLSRSTGQNYYLNVYTKESQWDRPEKEASPISTGGPENVQCSHLLVKHRNSRRPSSWREDKITRSQEEALDLVKSYREQIVSGRSSFAELAQKFSDCSSARKGGDLGPFGRGAMQRPFEQAAFALKVGELSEPVFTDSGVHIILRTA; this is translated from the exons ATGGCGGACGAAGACCTTCCTTCTGGGTGGGAAAAGAGGTTAAGCAGGTCTACTG GGCAAAATTACTATTTAAACGTATACACTAAGGAAAGTCAATGGGACCGACCAGAAAAAGAGGCTAGTCCTATTTCCACTGGGGGACCAGAAAATGTACAGTGTAGCCACCTGTTGGTGAAACATCGAAACTCAAGAAGGCCTTCGTCCTGGCGCGAAGATAAAATAACGCGAAGTCAGGAAGAAGCACTAGATTTAGTAAAAT CTTACCGAGAGCAGATTGTTTCTGGAAGATCGTCCTTTGCAGAGCTAGCCCAGAAGTTCTCTGACTGTAGCTCAGCTCGAAAGGGAGGTGACCTTGGTCCATTTGGGCGTGGAGCCATGCAGAGGCCATTTGAGCAAGCTGCCTTTGCCCTCAAAGTGGGGGAACTTAGTGAGCCTGTATTCACTGATTCAGGGGTGCACATAATCCTGCGCACTGCTTAG